DNA from Brassica napus cultivar Da-Ae chromosome C4, Da-Ae, whole genome shotgun sequence:
TAAAAAAGTACCTAAACATTCGATCACACACTAGAAATACATAGCCGATGAGAACCAACTTGAAAAATGTTTCAGACGACAATTTTAGACAAACTTGATTTTGTCATTTGGCCATGCCACAACCGAACCCATTGCATCAGATATGTATTCAATCTCTGAATTTGGCCTCCAGACTTTTGCATCACCGATCTTAGCCACATCAATCCACACCTTGCTTGCATTTGGACCTAGGGGTACAAAGTGGCACAACTCATTCGGATCCGTTGAAGCTACCCTTCCTTCAGCTACCTTACGTCCAGAGTTGTTGCAATCCAAGAGAGTGCACTTCTGCTTCGGACTTCTGGTCGAACTAGTGCTGCCTGGACTCTACAACTCAAACAAGATGACAGAAGCAAGTTCCAACATCAATCAAGGACGCAACATCAATCATCaggcaaataaaaaaatttaacttcaTGTCAATTACATACCACTGCTTTTTTCTTGGCTGGCTTCGAAGGTGATGCTATTTTCTTCCCTGCACATTTAGTTGGTGTTACTTCTGTAGCGGGTGTAGGCATGACTTCAACCTTTAGGACTGGCCATGCTATTTTCTCGCTAAGTGCATCACCAATCAAGAACATATCAGCGGTTGGCCTCCACAAATATGCTTGATCATTGAACACCTTCACTACTTCGACACTAACAGCATTGGGACCCAGAGGTATGTTGTTAACCATGTCTTTGGATTTTGAAGAGCACACGAGACCTTCAGCAATGACCTCGTCCTCATCATTGGTCCAATCATATATCTTGCATCTTCGATATTCACCTTCCTTGCTTTGCTAAAACAAGATTTGAAATTAGAAATTTTAGTAATGATTAGAGATGACTCAATTGttgtaagaagaaaacaagatttgaaaatttaccaTAGATAAATCTTCAGAACAGTTTGGATCCTTATCCAAAATCACTTTATCCATTGGCCAAGATATCTTGTATCCCACAGCTTCATCAAGAGTTAACACATCCGTAGTAGGCCTCCAGAGTGAAGCTGATGCGCTTAGTGCATACTTAACTACGATAGCCACTGCATTAGGACCAATTGGTATACGACCAATTTTGTACTTCGGTTCAGCAGAGCAGAATTCTCCTTCACCAACAACAACATCCTCTGATTCAATCCAATCCAGTATTTGTACTCTGACTCCTTCTTTGAATCCACCACTACTCTCAGATGTTTCAGCATCAACATTACTTTTCTGAGAAAAGGCAACGGAAATCGTAAATGTCTTAAAACTAATTGACCAAAGGTAATGAAAAGGATTACCTTCTTCTCAGCTAATTCTCGCACCATCCCCTTTAACTCTTCAATCTCACTTTTCATTTCTGCAATCTTAGCGTCTCTAAATTGCAGATATGCTAGCTTATTAGCTGTAATCCCTCTACCAAAGCCCCTTACTCGTCCAGGTTTGTCTTTTCCCAAAACCTTGCTCACAGCATCTTCCTTTATGTTATCAGCAGCTGATGTGGAGTCCATCTGACTGTCAAGTGATTGTATTTGTTCCTGATACAATCATTTAAACACAAAATCATTCATTGCCATAGTCTATTAACTATACACAATATACAACTTCCATAATGCTTACAATAGTCTCAGCAAACTGGGGCTTCACAGGTCTGCCATCAGCATGAGTGTGTCCCGCAATCCAAACCTTGGATCTACTCACCTTACTtgggtctttactctttttttctatatgaaaacaaacataTCTCACTACCATTTTAATCTAACAAGCTGATGTACAATATGTAGATGTTTGACTACTCTTTTACCATATCATCAGCTAAACGAAGCATTCCTTTGCGGCTGGTGGTGTGAGGAATCTGATTTCTTCTCATCGCTCTGTACTTGTTACTCGTTTCCTACAATATAAATATGACATTGATTATATCCATCAGACATGACCTTTAAGGATGAAACTTACTTAGTTGTAGATAACTCACTGTGAAAGATTTGGTAGTCTTACTCTTAACCCAAGTGTTCCACAGTTGAAGGGATGGGATGTTGCTCGGTTTTAAAGCTATTCTCTCAGCTGCAGTCTTCGCCACACGTACTTGTGACACCAGCCTCGACTTCCCAGCCCTCCACACATTTCCCAGCTGCTTGAAAATAACAGCTTTCTGCCACTCTTCTTGCAAGTTAAACCTCCCCTGCATCACAATAATCAAGTTAAACATGTTTATAATTTCATCTTGCGGTTAAACAAaacatactaatatatatacaaacctgAATTTCTTCCCACATTGTTGCTTTAGTCGCTGCATCAAGTTTTCTCCAATCGGCAAGTGTAACCGGAACATGTTCCCTCACAAGAGGACCAAGAAACGACGATAGTGTTACTGAACCAGGTCCAACATGCTCACCAATGTCATTGAATGTGACCATAATCTTATCATTGGGATTTTCAGCCACTCTACGCAACTTTGTAGgtcctcttttatttttttttgaacttcctCCCCTGCTAGCTCAACTCCTTCAGTACTAGGAATCTCATCATCTTGCGCAGTGCCATCTTCTTCCATATCGCGAgcttcttcttcgcaagcttCCTCTTCGTTCCCTTTCTCATTAAGAACTCCATCATCTTCCATATTGGCCggttcttcttcattctctttcccattgagatctccatcttcttcattctctttcccattgacatcgccatcttcttcatcctctttcccattgacatcctcttcatcgtctttatcttcttcagaCATTGACTTCTCAGCCTGATCATCCTTATCTTCGGGTGTTACATCTTCTACTTCATCATCCTGAGCAGGTGTTACATCTTGTACTTCATCATCCTTAGGAGGTGTAACATCTTCTACCTCATCATCGTCAGATGGTGTTACATCTTCTATGTAATCATCTTCAGCAGCCACTTTCTTGATTCTACTACTTCTTCTCGTTGGCGTTAAAACTAAATTCTTTTTAGGGGAAGCCGTTTTCTTTGCTGTTCTTTTCTTCACTTTTAGTTGCGGTGCCTTGTCCTCTTGATCTACTACCTCCAAGCCTTGATTACGTCTACTCCGACGAGAACCAACTTGTCCTCTTGTCTTTGCCATTTCTGAAACTGATAAACAAATCCAAAATCAAATCAAGCCATtcgatcaaaaaatctaaacccaaaatcaaatcgaaaccttcaatcatattcaaaatcaaactgaaaccCACAATCATATTCAAAACCTAATCGAAACCCACAATCATATTCAAAACCTAATCGAAACCCACAATCAAAATCGAATCATGTGTTAACGCGGACATGCATGTGAAAAGAGATTTGAATCAAAgagaaacccaaaatcaaaGAGATTCGACTCGAGAGAACCAGTCTCTATTCTAAACTCAGAATCAAATCGAAACTCATACCAATTGAAGCTTCGACTCGAGAGAACTCTGAAGAACTTCGATGAGCCGGTTTTGATTTTGAGGAATGTGAAGAGAGTGAAGTGAAGAGAATGAAGTCTCGGTTTCGATTAATacttaagttatttttaatatattttttcatatacgatagcatttagtttttgatttgcaATGGTAAGGCGCCTCCACTTACCAAATTAACGCggctgaattattttattttcccgcGACTACAAAGATAGCTTATACATTTCAAAAACGCTATTATAAAGGCCCGTGTTTATATACAATAGCAGAGAAGCAAAAAACGCTATGCTACGACGCTATTAATACCCACATTTCCTGTAGTGAGTTGCCGACAgaaccgacggaattccgacggaaaagcaTCAAaccgtcggaaattcgtcggaaactGTCAACGGTAATAatattcgtcggaattccgtctgAAATAAAACGGTTAAAaagtttccgtcggaatttcatcggtattttccgacgaaataccgacgacaagataaaatacaaaacttaaaaaacacTCGCGTAACGGTTATATACTTTCGTCAGAATTTCGTAGGAATTGTCTgacaaaattccgacgaaaataaaaaaaatagaaaacatataaaaatgtcACGTAACGGATATATTCTTTCCTCGGAAAGTGGTGGGAATTTCGTCGAAAGTTACCGATAAAGTAAtgatcgtcggtatgtcgtcggaaattaccgacgaaataccgacgaagGCGAAAATAAACAGTTCGTCGGTATTAGGTCAGAAATGCGTCAtaaatttccgacgaatttcgTCGCCGTCGGAATTTCCGTCAGAATGttccatgttttcttgtagtgaaaactTTTTCAATAGCCAATCAAGATTTTAGCAAAAAAGTTTCTCTAAATAAACTAGTTTTTACATGATATATCAACTTTTAAGTGAAAACCCAGAATCCATGTTTTCGGTTTTTGTTGAAGAGCACATAGCTtcttatatacattttatttagttttttgttaatattaatataacatgTATTAACATTAACTAAATGTGTATGTTCTAAATAAAATTCACATATAACTTTTTGtctataagatatatttttaacaataaTGTGAAATAACTTGTTTGTATTTCATatctgtaaaataatttatttatattttagtatcaaataagtttttaaaatataatacttataaacattttaagtttttaaaaagatatctGATAAATTTTAAAGGTAACttctaaaataacaatattttgaaaacatcAGTCAGCACACCTTCAACCCAAATTGGTTAAAGTAAGAAATTTTAATCAACTTACCTCAAATGAAGGTGATTAAAATTTCTTTACATTCTTTTCCGACTAGCCACTTCTTACGCCATATTTACACATATTCTTTAGAAACCAACACCAAGTTACTCTGCTATGTGTTTAACACTCTGCTACATTCTAATAACATAAGCcttaaaaattatttcaaattttaaataatttaaaaattatctatgtttttagaatataactactattcaaaagataaattttgtttcaatatattttatattagagtaaaacaaaaattgtatgccttaattttttaattcaaaagttATTGACGTGAGAATGATTGATGGATTAAAAATATCTAGAGAAAAATATTGGAAAACATCTTAGATCAAATAACAATTTTGTTCAACTTTCTTCTGTTTTGTTATATGCACTTTAATACATACTAATTATACTAGATCCGGTGTCCGCGCTCCGCGCGGATAACACGTTTAATTatagtaaatttatatttaattggtattttttagtttaataaagtgtaagttaatttttgtttgttgtagAATTAACCATAGAATTTTTTCGTTTAAGAAATTGTAAGttaattttttgtaaacaacagtaagtttgaataatatattGTGTTGAGCTATCAATTTCCGTGAGAAAAAAAGTATATGACTGTGCATTTTAAATTGACGTAGGAATCGgtaatgtaaaatttaaaacagtTGACTGGTGTTGTTTGCTGCGTTGTTGTTTGATTCCATGTGGAGTCTTGGCATCAGGCTTAGGATAGTagtttattcctcttttggAAGCGTTGTATGATATCAATATCGTGGTCAAACTAGAAGCGTGATCCAGGTGTGGTTGTGAGTGATAGTTTCCctgtaaaaatgaaatatttgtaagcatttagtttgacataaactttatgtttagtttattacTTTCATGTAACTGTGGAATGATACTTGTAATGATTGCGATTTTGTTTTTCTGGTAGATATGCGATTTAGCTCCCTGAAATTAGCCGCTTCTTTGTCCCATATAGTTAGACGTACCAGTTTGGAgctacaaaatgttttttttaggtggaacacaaatattatttaataaaatgttaGTACCTGTGTAAACGCAATCCAATGATAATCTTTGTATCTGTGTGCTTGTTATATATATCGGTTCCTTGGATGAGGCATATTCGGCCAACAACATCTGTGGGAATAATTTGTTCttagtgagaaaaaaaaaagaagttattgGTTTGCGAGACCTggaatggtttttttttttacctgggaGGAAGTTGGTTGCACTTGCTAAGCTGATCAACTGGGGGTAGGCGTTGGGACCATAATATGTATGAAGGTATTGGTGGAATGTTTTCTTGAATCAGTGTAATAATTGTTGTCTCATTGATATTGATTATGTATGGTTGAACGGTAAGCCGGTACCGTTGGTTATTGGGAAGaagattaaaatatctaatgtgatAAATTTTCCGTTCCTCGAACCGTCGGTACATTTTGTCAGACGTAGAAATAGGCACCCTCCCTTCCATTTTCTGTTTCTGTTGAGTGGTTAGAAGCAATTTCCAATGTAGTtggaataataaaaacatagtaTTTTTTAGACAAACCTGGATGTCGAGACAAATGAAAATTGTTCCTAGGAaagcatttttgtttttgtgatttgtgatgGGCCACAtctaggggtgtcaaaatgagcTATAGCTCATGAGCTGGCTCAGCTCAGTTCAATTTTTCATGAGCATGATCTCTAATTTTTAggctcatttaataaatgagtttAATGATCGAGCTTAAATTGGATCACGAGTTATATGAACGATCTTTAATGAACATGAGCTAACTCATGAGCTTGGtcgttttatactttatatgtatatatatggatgacttctatttttcttatgtaAGAGATAATAATTTCTATactaatcatatttatcttataaaatataaaaccaaaaagtaataaatatatactaaaatgtaaaatattgatataaatcatcatatcatatatctttagaactaaaatataaaactaaatattccTAAGACTTTCATGCGGAATATATATCTTTACGATTTGAATAGATAAAGAGTTTGAATATGAATCATCACAAGagttttatgtaaaatatatttttggatcacTGATTTAgctttgatttaatatattattaggtcTTGGTTTTATTCAGTATTTAAATATTAACGCtttggatttttaaattttaaattatattataaaaaatattattttttattttttaattatttttataatttttattttttatgtctgATCGCGAGTCAGCTCATTTAACAATGATCTAGATGATCTGAGTTAGAGTTTGTATATTGAAGCTCATATAATAAATTAGCTCAGCTGAGCTAGCTCATGAAAGATCCGAGCTCACCATGAGCTGAGCTGAGTTGAGCGAGTTAGatcattttgacacccctagccactaggcctgagacttttatccgagatccggattcgatccgagattcgatccggatccgatccgaaaatccggatatccggaggggccgaatccggatccggataataaaatgttggatccgttaAAGctggatccggatctggatatcttaattttttaatctggatatccggatccgtaagttttattaataactattttaaaaatagtaatatctatatataaaaactaattgtatttaatatatttttatttttataatagtatatgtaaattttatgtaaattttgtaatattatacatagaaataattaaaaacattatatattttttatttttaaattatttttaatattttatatatattgttattattattttatttattttcatgatccaaatccggatccggatatccgccggatattacaatttttagaaggatatccgacacccggatatccgagaaccccggatccggataccttaaaattgcccggatatccgatccgtctcAGGCCTACTAGCCACATCCTAATGATCCTAACGATTATTAGTTGCGGTCTGAGGTTGTCGCTTTGGTTGTTGTGATCTTCGGCTGCATGGTCTGAACACATAAGAATGAGAATTATTTTGTATTGcccattttttataaattttatatttttttgaagtgaacattgttatagtttgtttgtttttttttaaaacaattgttGACATGGTTATTTAAATGAGGGCGAACCATGagtatgaatatattttttttctgtttagaTAAATATGAATATGTGTTAGTAGGTTATCTATTTGATAGTAGGTTTAAATTTTCATCAAATTTTATTGTGTTTCTGTTTGATAGTAGGTTTAAATTTTCATCAAATTTTATTGTGTTTGTGTGTGgcataagtattttttttttgggcggTGAATTTTAAGATTAAAGGGAACGTTAGCCAGTTCACACAGttcaaaacaaaatagtttGACAGTATAAATAAGTAATTGTCCAAAGGGAATAGAATTTGGTAGCTaacggaaaaaaataaaataagataagaCGTAGACGATGTCTGCGAAGTATATTGTGAATGGTCTTGTAGAGCTGGGACTTTCTATTGCGGGCGGACCtattgttataaaagaatttcgTTAGTACACCTTCATTATTGAGTTTGGAGATTTTTGGTCGGCAGACTTACTCGTTGCTTGCATCTTATGGTATAGAAAGTTGTTCGTGATTCCGGGGAGTCTGTTCTGGGTGAGCATCTGATCGTGATTCTgggggagagagagaaaggaattTAGTATTTTTGGATAACGTTGTGTATTGTGTTGCAAATAATAGTGGATTACCTGGTGAGTGAGGTAGACCGTTGTATATTTCTTTGTAGACTATGTTTTTAACTCTTCCTATCTTTTGATCCTTTCCTTGTATAATTTTGAGGCCTGACTTGGTAGTAACTCGGGAAAGACCAACATAGAGCTGTCCATGAGTGAAAACGGGTTGTGGCAAATACAATAGGACACATTTCAAACTCTGACCCTGACTTTTGTTAATTGTCATTGCGTAACATAGCCTGATTGGTTGCCGCCTTTCAAGGGTGAACAGATGCTTAGTTACTGATTCTGATAGCATGATTCTTGGAAGGAACACTTTATGTCCAATATGAGAGCCTGTAACTATTTCACCTTGGATAACAAGCTGACCTAGGTAAGTCACAATCAGACGTGTTCCATTGCATAACCCCTTCTTTTGATTTAAATTCCTTAGAAGCTTGAAAGGAGCACCCACTTTCAATGTAAGCTTATGTGCAGGCAGGCCTGGAAAGCTCAATGAATTTAAATACTCCACTGGGTACAATGTCTCGTTGTTTTCAGAGTCGGTGTCTATCATACCGAAGCTATCGGAACTGAGATATTCCTTTGACACACCGTCAGCTTGAGATATCATGTATTCATTGATCTCATCCACCGTTTCGTTCCTTGGTGTTAGGATAGCCATTTTTGTATAGTCTTGCTTGGTTCCTTTCCACTGGTTAGTTCGCCCATAAGTAGTTTCTAGTATTTGTTTGTGAGAATCTGAGCTGATCTCCTCAACCAACATTCGGTCAATAGAAATGAGttgatcttcttcatcttcatctgaTTCATTTACCTCATTAGGTAGAGGGTTCCCATCGCCAACCCTTAGGACGTAGTTGGAGAACTCTTTCTCATCTTCATTGAGGCGCATATTCTTCTGGAGCGTGAATTTGTGGCATGATTCCCATAAATATGAATGACTTATGGAAGCAGAGACAATATCAGCTCAGGTGTCTTGTGGGATGACTGGTAAGATCTGTCTAAAATCACCTCTAAGAAGAACCGTTTTTCCGCCGAATGGGAGAGTTTTGGCTTTGGGATCATGCAAAGAAAGAATGTCTCTCAAGGACTTATCGAGGGCTTCGAAAGCATGTCTATGTGTCATAGGTGCCTCATCCCATATGATTAGATCTGCCTTTTCTATTAACTCTGGGAGCATAGTTCAAGGTGTAATGTGGCAAGTTGACGTGGCCTTTAGATCGAGTGGGATATTGAAACGTGAGTGGGCAGTTCTGCCGCCGGGTAGTAGTAGGGCTGCTATTCCAGATGAAGCAACGGGAAGGACTATCTTTTTCTCTGATCGCAGTCTTGAAATGATTGTCTggtataaaaatgttttaccTGTTCCTCCAGCCCCATAGACGAAAATTAGCTTCCCATAGTCGTCCTGAGTCGACTCAATAATTGCTTGATAGACGACCAATTGTTCACTGTTGAGCAAGTTGTACTCGGTGTCATGTCTACTCTTCTCCTCGGCGACATTATACTGAAGCTCTTGTTGCCACAAAGTATTACCTAGCTCTTTAAGTAAGAGAGGATCAGGAGTAGGCATTCCTGGAAAATCAGTAAGGGTGTGTTCTTGGTTCCGCAAAACCTTCTCGAGTTCAAGTAATGTATACTGCTCGAGCTTAGTATCATCTATTTCTAGCTGCGCATGTTTGAATTCCTTACGTTTCTTGTAGAGGATGTCCTCACTCAGTGATTTCCAGCACTTATCCCACAATTCCTTAGGGTTAGCAACATGACAATAGATAAGGAACGTGACAAACATTTCTCGTAGCTGAGAAGGTGTACCCCATGTGTTGATTTCGGCCATACATTCGTGCCACTCAGCATCATTAGCGAGAAGACCTCGTGCGTAGCAAGTGCTTTTGAAATCGGGATATATGACCCCGTTGAACGTTTTAAGCTCTGTATAACTTCTTGGGCCCTTCACTTTGTTTATCAGTATCCTCAAATAATAACGATCGCCTGAAGCAGGATGTACCGTAACAACCCGACCAATTGAAGTTCCTCTCTTTCACTCTGACCAGACTTTTGAGCTATTGTTCCATGTGAAGAACTCAAGAATCTGGATATACGTTAAGGTGCGGGAGAATTCGGATGTTCTGCATAGAACCATCCACTCGGTAAACATAGTCTTTTCAATGCATGGCTTGAGAATAACTCGGCTTAAGTTATCTGTATCTTTGATAGTGATATTATGTTCACCTTCCAGATGGACTACCAACTTCATGACAGATGGTTGGCGTTTATGTATAGAATAAGCGAAAGTCCTCCACATGGATTCGCAAGCTGATAAGTATCGACAGTCGATATACTCTTGTATCTCATTCCTCGCTTTCTTGACCTTTTCCTTGCCTTTCTCGGATGTCTGCGGGTCGATTCCTTTCTCGGATGTCTGTGGGTTGGGTCCTTTCTCAATTAGAGCTGTCGCCATGTCGACTCCTTTTGTGATATATTTGAAAAGGTACTTTAGAGCGGATGTTCTATTGCACTATTCCACATTTATATGAGCTGCATACTTCTTGAGGATTTCTATGTTATGAGGGATGACAGAAGCATTATCTAAAAGAATTCCATCCTTTAAAACATTAGCATTTTCGTTCTTGCGGCGACGATATATTATGTACCCAAACTTATCAATTGATGTAGACTCAATAAATGGGCGGGGAAATTTCTTCGCACACACATGATTCTCCATACATGGTGATCGAGGTCTATGGACTCCACATGGCCCATGGATCATGTGCTTTGCAAccaaatcataggcttcagggTCGTTCTGCTTGTCAGGAAGTTCGGCCAAAATAATCTTGTCAATTTCTTCTGGGCTGGGGGTCCTTGAGTGGTCTCCAAACCACAACAAAATATGTGCATGGGGAAGACCTCTTTTTTGAAATTCAATCCTATGAAGAGCTGATATAGAAATGATTTCAATTAGTTTTATGAAGCAAAATgtgaattaaaattttcaaattaaagagAGTACCTGCTGTGTATGGAGCGAAGAATGTACCCTTCTTAAAATCATCTAGCAGCTGGTCTAGTTTCATTTTGAAAACTCGGCACTCAATATCTGGTCTATCATTCGGGTTATCACCATTGTATGTTGCCAAATGGTCTTTTATCTCTTTCCAATTTGGGTTTGCCGTCATTGTGATGAATAAATCTGGATTTCCAAATTATCTGCATATCACCATTGCGTCATGATATTTCTCAATCAAATAACGGGGCCCACCAGTAAAACTTGGTGGTAGAATAAACCTCTTACCAACCGTCCTCGCATCAGTGTCACCTTTTCCAACAGCATCACAAACATTACTGTATAATTCAGCCCTCAGAACGTCTTGATTGTTCCTTGTCCATCGAAGACGGTCTTCCTCAATCGTAGAATATACATCAACAACGTATTGGTGGAGGAGGCGCCCAGACATAATGAGTGTCATTCCTTCTTTTAACCGAGTTTGTATTTGGGAGGCATAAAATTTCCGAATACGGAGAAATTGTCTTGTCCTCGAGCTTCCTTCCTCTAAATGCAAAGGGATTTCGGTATTGAAACCATACTCACCATAAGGGAATAAAAGTAGGTACTGGAGGCTCATGTATAGTGGATGATCAGACACAGATAGTGTCTGACATGTCGCCAACAATAAGTCCAGCTACCTCATTTGATTGAGGTAAGTCGTATTGTTTGCCTTTCCCTTTATCAGATATGAGACTGATTGTAAAATCTTGTTCAGAGTTCGCCTCATTGCGATCTCGAACCCGCCTAAAAACCTTTGCAAGGCAATTGTTGGCATCCATCATTTCTATAAGGACTTTTAATGTGGCTTCGTCTGCTTTTCCTTCAGAGGTTGTTTGACCTAAAGCTTCGAGCCGATTCTTAACTTCGTTTGCCGTATCAAAAATATAGAGCTGTAGGTAATTGGGTGGTAAACCTGGCTTAGGAATGAGGGATACGATACAGTGGTAAGTCTGGCCTTGAATACGGAATGTAAATTGCCCTCTGCCGAAAACAACACTGTAATCTAATTTCGCTCCAATAGATGTAAAAGCTAGGAGGGCATTGTAGACTCGGATTGTCTCGCGAAATTGTTTACATTGCAGTAGCTTTTCCAACACAGGTGGAGGTTGTCTCAGAGGCGGAAGTTTTATCTGTCCTTGGTTGCAACAAATGCTGAAGTGTAACTCCTTCGTTTTAGGGTCTCTTCCGGTGCTCTCGGATTGCCAAACCAAAGCACCACATGATGGGCATTCTAAAATTGGGTTCGTTCTTGTTTCAGAGGAGGATGATACATCGGAAGAGGCTGGAAATATTAAATAGTCGAGAGACGACTATTAGATGATGATTTAATAGTTATTAGGAACCAGTGACAACTCCATTATCAGGCAAGTGGTTAGTTGTCCCGatcaaaatactttttttttgtacaacagTTTTTATAAACGACTCCCTAATAAGTTTGATTTCATATCCGTTTTGACATCTTATTTTTCCTTATTTAACCTTCCGTAAATTTAAGAAATATGTTAACATAatgattatattaatatttttaatttgctctatttataatttatttttaatttttaaatttaaatgtccGGAAGTTCTTATCTCAGGAAGTTCTTATTTTTAACTTTCTATTTATGATTCCTTCTTCTTTGAAGTAGTTTgttcttttatataaaatgttgtAAAATCGTATAGTCACTTTTATTGGAAAACCAGataggaaaaggaaagaaaacaTAGTAAAATTGTGTATGTAATGATTCTCATGGGTTGTTTTTGGGTTTAACTTAATGGTGTCTTTTTACttgtgttttactttttttattatatgaaatcaaaccaattattatgtgttatattaataatattacatCTACACATTATTAAGTTGTACCGATGGtttaatatgtaaacataaaatGTATCTAAAGTAGGGAAATATGTACATTTTCCTTTAGCTCTGCCGAGTTGTCGATTTTGTGCGGGCGTAGATGCGCTAGGTCCTATAAACAAACTTGTTGTTAGTTGCTCCAcataactaatttattttattgtgaaGCTGTAGTTGTACTATTTGATGCTTATCTTCTATCCTTTTTGATGTACGTTTTGATAGTAATATTGCCCTCCGCATTCCACGTGCATTTTTTCTTGCCACTGCAtggatttaaatgtaaattgtgTGTTAATAATCAGCTAGTCTATGTTGTTATCATTTTGGAATCT
Protein-coding regions in this window:
- the LOC106395823 gene encoding uncharacterized protein LOC106395823, whose protein sequence is MDSTSAADNIKEDAVSKVLGKDKPGRVRGFGRGITANKLAYLQFRDAKIAEMKSEIEELKGMVRELAEKKKSNVDAETSESSGGFKEGVRVQILDWIESEDVVVGEGEFCSAEPKYKIGRIPIGPNAVAIVVKYALSASASLWRPTTDVLTLDEAVGYKISWPMDKVILDKDPNCSEDLSMQSKEGEYRRCKIYDWTNDEDEVIAEGLVCSSKSKDMVNNIPLGPNAVSVEVVKVFNDQAYLWRPTADMFLIGDALSEKIAWPVLKVEVMPTPATEVTPTKCAGKKIASPSKPAKKKAVSPGSTSSTRSPKQKCTLLDCNNSGRKVAEGRVASTDPNELCHFVPLGPNASKVWIDVAKIGDAKVWRPNSEIEYISDAMGSVVAWPNDKIKFV
- the LOC106393265 gene encoding uncharacterized protein LOC106393265; the encoded protein is MRLNEDEKEFSNYVLRVGDGNPLPNEVNESDEDEEDQLISIDRMLVEEISSDSHKQILETTYGRTNQWKGTKQDYTKMAILTPRNETVDEINEYMISQADGVSKEYLSSDSFGMIDTDSENNETLYPVEYLNSLSFPGLPAHKLTLKVGAPFKLLRNLNQKKGLCNGTRLIVTYLGQLVIQGEIVTGSHIGHKVFLPRIMLSESVTKHLFTLERRQPIRLCYAMTINKSQGQSLKCVLLYLPQPVFTHGQLYVGLSRVTTKSGLKIIQGKDQKIGRVKNIVYKEIYNGLPHSPGNPLLFATQYTTLSKNTKFLSLSPPESRSDAHPEQTPRNHEQLSIP
- the LOC106393264 gene encoding uncharacterized protein LOC106393264: MTLIMSGRLLHQYVVDVYSTIEEDRLRWTRNNQDVLRAELYSNVCDAVGKGDTDARTVDLFITMTANPNWKEIKDHLATYNGDNPNDRPDIECRVFKMKLDQLLDDFKKGTFFAPYTADNASVIPHNIEILKKYAAHINVE